DNA sequence from the Vicia villosa cultivar HV-30 ecotype Madison, WI linkage group LG3, Vvil1.0, whole genome shotgun sequence genome:
ACAGAAACTTTATGTTCCATAACCAAAGTGGCAACAAAAGCTAGAAGTGTCCCAAAGAAACATATAAGTGATGTAAGTGTTAGCTGATGATTCTTGTATGTTTCTATAGCCCTAGCCTgcccaaaaaaaaaacaaaagtaattaattatataacttcaacaaataataaaattaattaaacaacatATAATCGACTATTCCTTTAACATCATACAATTCACATTACAATTTTACGTTTATATTTTACTAAAATTGAAATGCGAATTTCTATCTTATATCTTATAGTTATACGGTGACATCGGATTATAAGATCTGAATTTAAAAATGTTATatcttatttattcatttttaggaTGAAATGCCGATATTAAATCGTTAGATAAAAAAGTATAACAGTTTATTTTCAAATAGAATCGAGATCCGAAAAAATTAGGGCTTACTTGTAACACAAAGAGGGAGGACCATGCAAGTGTAGCAATAATGAGTAAAATGGAACCAATGAGCCAATTATTTTTGTTTGAGGATCTTGTGATGTTTGTTGAAATTTGATTACTATGAGGTGTTTCTTTAGTCCATAGCAAATCCAAGATAGGACCTTTGTATAATGTCATCAACATTGCTCCAGCCACAGTTAATAAAGTTCCAACCACCTTTGCTTGGCATCTCAACTTCTTCATGTTTATAATTTCCATCCTTTTTCATAATCAAtccatttattaataaaataaataaatcaaaatcaaaatttaagaaaattaaatagattgaatttaaataattatttaccgGCATAAAACCGCGATTGCGAAAGTCATGGCAGGAAGCATATTGCTCATTGCACATGAGAAAGTTGGAGATGTTAATTTCAATCCAGCATAGTATAAGTTTTGATCTATCACTGGCCtgtttagaaaatattaaaattaatataagaaAATGTGATAttatagaaaatatatatatacaaaaaaaaattatggaaaaaatattgtattaatgcATTAAAATTAGAAACTAACCCAAGTAATGCTAGGAGGAAAATTTGCATGAAAACTGAAAATGTAATCTTTGGTTGAGCCTTcctgaaaaattaaataatatgttaTTACTTATTTGTAAAACAatttaaaaactcaaaatattcATGTAAGCatcaaaaaatttgaaataagaaattaaacaaaaatttcCTTGACCGAGTatgtttagaattttttttttttttatattcaaacCTTTCGAAGATAATGGCGAATGGAGCTATAGCGATGGTAGCGAAAGCGTGGCGATAAACAACAAGAACATAGTGACTCATGCCACCATTGAGAGAAAGCTTGGTTATAATGTTCATGCCTGCATAGCCAAACTGCAAAAGGATCATGGCAAAATATGGCATAGAGTTCTCAAGAAAGTTTGCATAAGATCTAAGCTTTTCAGTCCCCATTTTAGGATTTGGAGACAATAATGAGGATAGCTAGGCTTTAGATTTATAAGGGTAGGAACTCTTGAGGAAGATTTGTGTATTTTCTTCCTAAGTTATATAATGGGGAGAGGATTATTATTTATACAATATGGAATTATTTGTCAAACTTATCTatgaaaatttataaataaataaaaattagtatatattattaaatacattgttgtattaaaaattatcaattataataccatataatttatataatagatATATAcggtaaaaaataatataatataatttatataatacagATATACGGTAAAGAATAATAcgatataatttatatttacatATATTCGATAAAAAAATTATCATAAGTGCTATAATTAATAttgaattaaatataatttttactaacttttaaatttatattCTATTGAAGCgtgtgtttgtttttattttttaaaattctaacCTCTCTTTCATGGGTTTAGCAATCACATTCATAGTGATATGATGAAAGCATATTATTGGTGATGggataacaaattaaaaaacaaaataagtaaataatgGTTAGTTAATTAATAGAATCTTAAGAGATGGAAATTTATCTAGctttaagattttaaaaaaagaaaggagCCAACTTCATTTCCAAAACGAATCTTTTCAAAAAACCAATTTCATAATAAATATCTCAAATGGAATCTGAACATCATTTATTTTGGAAGAAAGAATGGATTAAAGAGAGTAGTAGTATAAGAGAAAGTCTAACCTACATCAAAATTTAAGAAAACCCATGTTTCAATGCTCTCATGACTAATGGGCATGCGATGATGATGTTATAGGCAATTGGTTTAGCTTTTTTCATTCCAACTTCTACTTGCGATGAGTATATTGTGCTGGGAAAGTTACTAACAACATTGATACAAAGTTGAAGAATTCTTTTCGCAATACGATAAATAAGAGATCTTTAAGATTGTGATATATAAAAAGTGATTATTTGACTTACTCTACGATATAgctatttatagttttttttacctAGCTAAATGTGTAGAATCTTGGGGTTACAATCTTGGGCATTACTCACACAACCCTATCCCATTAGAGAACATGTTGGATAATTCGTCACTGAAGATATAACAAGATGTGATCAATGAAACGTGATAATTCTTGAGGCTATAATCTCGATTATGAGTCACGCGACACCCCTCTACTAGGTATCATGGCGGATGACTTATCACCAAACCTAGCAGGACGTGATGAGTTCGACTTAACACTTTACACGTGTCTTACCTCGTCTAACCTCATTTATGTCATTTCTATTCATCTGAGATGGTCGAAGGCGAGTGAGTTGAGGTTGTTCACACGCTATGTAGGCTTGAGTTCCAATATTTCATAACAATCCACACCTACCAAGCACGAGGCATGTAGAGGCGTAGTGTTTAAGGAAATATAACACCCATTTCCCCCAAGCACGAGGCCTATATGGCAAAGTGTTTAATGACGGTGAGGTTTTGCGTGATTAAGGTTGAGTTAACCATGATCATTCAATTGGTGGAGATGGTTGGGTTTGTTGAGCAAGAGGTTTTGCAAAACCTGAGTTTCTTATTAAAGTGGTAATGATTACATGTTTTGGGAAATATCATTTAATCAGGGGCCTCCATTTAACTACATACTTGGAAGCACGGCCTTTGATGTCCTAACATGATAATCATGAATACTTGGCTCGAGGGATTCTTGGTTCCTATAAATTCTAGGAAAAATTCAGCTTATATCTATCGCATTATGTTTGCACTTGCTCCAACCATGAGTGTTTCTTCTACAATCACATTTGTTCCTACAAACCCAATTCTCCTAGCACCTTACAATGCCTTTTAGCAGGTATTTCCTTCTCTTTTTTATACTTTTCTTCCTTTTGTCTTTAGAGGATTGTGTTACTTATGGATTGTGAGATTTGTAGTAATGTGGTTGAGCTTGTGAGTCATGAGAAGAGATATGAGTTTGACACTATTGTATTGAAAATTCGAGGCAAGTGATTGGAAAAATCAATTGAAAAATAGTCTAGAGAGGAATATTTGGAAGTGATGATAATAGTTATAGTAGTAGTTCAAATAATGGTGTGTCTAACTAAAGTGATGTTATTTTGGTCTCTTCTTTCCTAAGACCGGCGGGAAGTTTAGCAAGACCCCAGATGGAATCCATGGAAGCAAGCTTGGATCGCTTTTGCGATGAAGTAGTGAATGTCAACTctttaatcaatttaaaaatcAATTGAAAAATAGTCTAGAGAGGAATATTTGGAAGTGATGATAATAGTTATAGTAGTAGTTCAAATAATGGTGTGTCTAACGAAAGTGATGTTATTTTGGTCTCTTCTTTCCTAAGACCGGCGGGAAGTTTAGCAAGACCCCAGATGGAATCCATGGAAGCAAACTTGGATCGCTTTTGCGATGAAGTAGTGAATGTCAACTCTTTAATCACTAATGAGGCAATGAGAAGTGAATTTTGGGATGATTTGACAATATCTTATACGGGAAGTATAGACAAAGTTATGGTAGGGCCTTTTGTGGATGGTGTTGGGCCTATTACCATGATGAATGCATATTCTTATAGTGAAGAAAAGGCCTCTATTTCCAAATATCATAAGG
Encoded proteins:
- the LOC131657424 gene encoding WAT1-related protein At5g07050-like, with the translated sequence MGTEKLRSYANFLENSMPYFAMILLQFGYAGMNIITKLSLNGGMSHYVLVVYRHAFATIAIAPFAIIFERKAQPKITFSVFMQIFLLALLGPVIDQNLYYAGLKLTSPTFSCAMSNMLPAMTFAIAVLCRMEIINMKKLRCQAKVVGTLLTVAGAMLMTLYKGPILDLLWTKETPHSNQISTNITRSSNKNNWLIGSILLIIATLAWSSLFVLQARAIETYKNHQLTLTSLICFFGTLLAFVATLVMEHKVSVWTIGWDMNLLASAYAGIVASSISYYVQGLVIKKKGPVFATSFSPLMMIIVAIMGSFFLAEQIFLGSAIGSILVVIGLYSVLWGKHKEQMESKVAPDDKPLPIKGVWVNGNKGTLSEAIDQLSEAKSDQKVESNISLVIINYNKS